A window of the Brassica napus cultivar Da-Ae chromosome A2, Da-Ae, whole genome shotgun sequence genome harbors these coding sequences:
- the LOC106418760 gene encoding uncharacterized protein LOC106418760 — MNPSKQVMKALLYHLPKIWNVDERVAGADLGMGRFQFDFDQEEDIVEVMKNEPFHFDNWMLSIVRWEPVVEENYPSKITFWVRIMGVPLHFWAAPTFKSIGEALGVVRGDEDVDIDEGKVRVIIDAFKPLVFSVTAEFHSGEESIIALRYEKLHGLCRICSSLRHDQTKCPTVMKSTEEEKAAQPPRTDQNQDPSMLSYKGAVESQGRVSGGAVDGNNRRNGQQVPRNNEYKGKGIAYDNNSYDGFKKPGFKRSYGDQDGAQSRNMRQSGRLSHTEAPAGYAMATSGLSKLDSQDVGQHLDHQQNLMMDAFRSGKSGERNQSSVSKARKALTFEGNSSGMALKGLEGEDDAIMEEAETKGLEKTTLIPDPLEAAVVEAKMVGGDMEREGKEEGEKEGLIEEVETEGVVLELTEDVASTEGVEEGGADQLGDVIPTEEDFDVEEENQLMETESQEVRMVNEGKECPVNRKKLGKTSGAVMEGTLKKRLVQSIVSPRKKHTAKQGSKMGEKGALPPKKASVKPDPDQD, encoded by the coding sequence ATGAACCCATCCAAGCAGGTGATGAAGGCGTTGCTGTACCACCTCCCGAAGATCTGGAATGTGGATGAGAGAGTGGCGGGAGCAGACTTGGGAATGGGGCGTTTCCAGTTCGATTTTGATCAAGAGGAAGATATTGTGGAGGTGATGAAAAACGAGCCTTTCCACTTTGATAATTGGATGCTGTCTATTGTCCGGTGGGAGCCGGTGGTGGAGGAGAACTATCCATCTAAAATAACATTCTGGGTACGTATCATGGGTGTACCTCTCCACTTTTGGGCTGCACCAACTTTCAAAAGTATAGGGGAGGCCTTGGGAGTGGTTAGGGGAGATGAAGATGTTGACATTGATGAAGGAAAGGTTAGGGTAATCATTGATGCTTTCAAGCCTCTGGTCTTCTCAGTCACGGCAGAGTTCCATAGTGGTGAAGAATCTATCATAGCTTTGCGATATGAGAAGCTACATGGGCTTTGTCGAATCTGCTCAAGCTTGAGGCATGATCAGACTAAATGTCCAACGGTGATGAAGAGTACAGAGGAGGAGAAGGCGGCACAGCCACCAAGGACAGATCAGAATCAGGACCCATCCATGTTAAGTTACAAGGGTGCAGTTGAATCGCAAGGAAGAGTGTCTGGTGGGGCTGTTGATGGTAACAACCGGAGAAATGGTCAACAAGTTCCGCGAAACAATGAGTATAAAGGAAAAGGCATTGCATATGATAACAACAGCTATGATGGTTTCAAAAAGCCGGGCTTCAAGAGGTCTTATGGAGATCAAGATGGGGCCCAGTCAAGGAATATGAGGCAGAGTGGGCGTCTTTCCCACACAGAGGCGCCAGCGGGATATGCTATGGCTACTAGTGGTTTAAGTAAGCTTGACTCTCAAGATGTGGGACAACACTTAGACCATCAACAAAATCTTATGATGGATGCTTTTCGAAGTGGAAAGAGTGGTGAGAGGAACCAGTCTTCAGTTTCCAAGGCTCGTAAAGCTCTCACCTTTGAAGGAAACTCATCGGGTATGGCTTTGAAGGGGTTGGAAGGAGAGGATGATGCGATCATGGAAGAGGCTGAGACTAAGGGACTTGAGAAGACAACCCTTATCCCTGACCCCCTTGAGGCGGCTGTTGTGGAGGCTAAAATGGTTGGTGGTGACATGGAACGTGAGGGAAAGGAGGAAGGGGAGAAGGAGGGCTTGATTGAGGAGGTGGAGACTGAGGGGGTGGTGCTGGAGCTTACCGAGGATGTGGCCTCTACTGAAGGAGTAGAAGAGGGGGGCGCTGATCAGTTAGGAGACGTCATCCCCACTGAAGAAGATTTCGACGTGGAGGAAGAGAATCAATTGATGGAGACAGAATCTCAGGAGGTTAGAATGGTTAATGAGGGCAAAGAATGTCCGGTTAATAGGAAGAAGCTTGGGAAAACAAGTGGTGCTGTGATGGAAGGCACGCTTAAGAAGCGACTGGTGCAGAGTATCGTCTCTCCAAGGAAGAAACACACGGCTAAGCAGGGTAGTAAGATGGGGGAGAAGGGCGCATTACCCCCAAAGAAGGCTTCGGTTAAGCCAGATCCTGATCAGGATTAA